The following proteins are co-located in the Streptococcus anginosus genome:
- the fmt gene encoding methionyl-tRNA formyltransferase has protein sequence MTNIIFMGTPNFSATVLKGLLESKQYEILAVVTQPDRAVGRKKEIRMTPVKELALDYGLPIYQPEKLSKSAELDSLMNLNADGIVTAAFGQFLPSKLLDSVNFAVNVHASLLPKYRGGAPIHYAIINGDKEAGVTIMEMVKEMDAGDMIARRAIPIEETDNVGTMFEKLALVGRDLLLESLPSYLAGDLKPVPQDKNQVTFSPNILPEEERIDWTKTNRQLFNQIRGMYPWPVAHTLLNGERFKIYKATPVEGAGQPGEILAIRKKELIVAAGEGALSLKTVQPAGKPKMTIIDFLNGLGRQLLVGDFFGQ, from the coding sequence ATGACAAACATTATTTTTATGGGAACGCCGAATTTTTCTGCAACGGTGCTTAAAGGATTGCTGGAAAGCAAACAGTACGAGATTTTGGCAGTAGTTACACAGCCAGATCGCGCAGTAGGACGTAAAAAAGAAATCCGCATGACGCCTGTTAAAGAACTGGCTTTAGACTATGGCTTACCAATCTATCAGCCAGAGAAATTGTCTAAAAGTGCTGAATTAGATAGTTTGATGAATTTAAACGCTGATGGTATCGTCACAGCAGCTTTCGGTCAATTTTTACCAAGCAAATTGCTAGATTCGGTCAATTTTGCCGTCAATGTGCATGCGTCGTTGTTACCAAAATATCGCGGAGGAGCTCCCATTCACTACGCCATTATCAACGGTGACAAAGAAGCCGGTGTGACTATTATGGAAATGGTCAAAGAGATGGATGCGGGTGATATGATTGCGCGTCGAGCGATTCCTATTGAGGAAACAGACAATGTTGGGACGATGTTTGAAAAGTTAGCGTTGGTCGGACGCGATTTGCTACTTGAGAGCTTGCCTAGTTATCTAGCTGGAGATTTAAAACCAGTTCCGCAAGACAAAAATCAAGTTACCTTTTCACCAAATATTTTACCAGAAGAGGAGAGAATTGATTGGACCAAGACCAATCGACAACTTTTTAATCAGATTCGAGGCATGTATCCGTGGCCAGTAGCGCATACGCTTTTAAATGGAGAACGTTTTAAAATTTACAAAGCTACTCCAGTAGAAGGGGCTGGTCAACCGGGAGAAATTCTTGCTATCAGGAAAAAGGAATTGATTGTAGCAGCTGGTGAGGGCGCACTTTCTCTGAAAACAGTACAGCCAGCTGGAAAGCCCAAAATGACTATCATTGATTTTCTGAATGGTCTGGGACGGCAATTATTAGTAGGTGATTTCTTTGGTCAATAA
- a CDS encoding bifunctional Cof-type HAD-IIB family hydrolase/peptidylprolyl isomerase — MDAKLKYKSKKIKIVFFDIDETLRVKETGYIPDSIKTVFKQLKEKGILTGIASGRGIFGVVPELKALQPDFFVTLNGSYVEDKKGNVVVQHVIPKEMVEAYIAWTKEVGIDFGLVGSHEAALSTRTPLIDEAIDIVYPNLPIQPDFYQDHNVYQMWTFEDIGDSLQLPKDLGEQLRLVRWHPHSSDVVLTNGSKASGVATVVEHLGLKPENVMVFGDELNDLELFDYAGISVAMGISHEKIKAKADFVTKTVEEDGIFYALEELGMVEKELHFPQVTIEKTEGPKATIKTNHGDLKIQLFPEQAPKTVANFIALSKDGYYDGVIFHRIIKDFMIQGGDPTGTGMGGESIYGEKFEDEFSPELYNIRGALSMANAGPNTNGSQFFIVQNSKIPYAQKELERGGWPAPIAEIYASNGGTPHLDRRHTVFGQLLDEASYQVLDKIAAVETGAMDKPLEDVVIETIEIED, encoded by the coding sequence ATGGACGCAAAATTAAAATATAAATCCAAAAAAATCAAAATCGTCTTTTTCGATATTGATGAGACGTTGCGAGTGAAAGAGACTGGCTATATTCCGGACTCTATCAAAACGGTGTTTAAACAGCTAAAAGAAAAAGGAATTTTGACAGGAATTGCTTCAGGGAGAGGGATTTTTGGTGTAGTTCCAGAGCTGAAAGCATTGCAGCCGGATTTCTTTGTCACTTTAAATGGTTCCTATGTAGAGGATAAAAAAGGAAATGTAGTTGTCCAGCATGTCATTCCCAAGGAAATGGTGGAGGCATACATTGCGTGGACGAAGGAAGTTGGGATTGACTTTGGTCTCGTTGGTAGTCATGAGGCAGCGCTTTCGACGCGAACACCGCTTATTGATGAAGCCATTGATATTGTTTATCCTAATTTACCTATTCAGCCGGATTTTTATCAAGATCACAACGTTTATCAAATGTGGACATTTGAAGATATTGGAGATAGTTTGCAATTGCCAAAAGACTTGGGAGAACAGTTGCGCTTGGTTCGCTGGCATCCGCATTCATCAGACGTGGTTCTGACAAATGGTTCAAAAGCATCTGGAGTTGCGACAGTTGTGGAGCATCTAGGGTTGAAGCCTGAGAATGTGATGGTTTTTGGAGATGAACTCAATGACTTAGAGTTGTTTGATTATGCAGGTATCAGCGTTGCTATGGGGATTTCCCATGAAAAGATCAAAGCAAAGGCTGACTTTGTGACAAAAACAGTAGAAGAAGACGGCATTTTTTATGCCTTAGAGGAGTTAGGAATGGTAGAAAAAGAATTGCATTTTCCGCAAGTGACGATTGAAAAAACAGAAGGTCCGAAAGCGACTATTAAAACCAACCACGGAGATTTGAAAATTCAACTATTTCCAGAGCAAGCGCCGAAGACAGTAGCGAATTTTATCGCTTTGTCAAAGGATGGCTACTATGATGGCGTGATTTTCCACCGCATTATCAAGGATTTCATGATTCAAGGTGGTGACCCAACTGGTACGGGCATGGGTGGCGAATCCATTTATGGTGAAAAGTTTGAGGATGAATTTTCACCAGAATTGTACAATATCCGTGGAGCACTTTCAATGGCTAATGCTGGTCCAAATACAAATGGCAGTCAATTTTTCATCGTGCAAAATAGCAAGATCCCTTATGCACAAAAGGAATTGGAACGAGGTGGTTGGCCAGCCCCGATTGCTGAGATCTATGCAAGCAATGGTGGAACGCCGCATTTGGATCGCCGGCATACTGTATTTGGGCAATTGCTAGACGAGGCTTCTTATCAAGTGTTAGATAAGATTGCGGCAGTTGAAACTGGTGCAATGGATAAACCGCTTGAGGATGTTGTCATTGAAACCATTGAGATTGAGGATTGA
- a CDS encoding response regulator transcription factor, which produces MHILLVDDHEMVRLGLKGYLDLQDDVDVVAEASNGREGVEKALELRSDVIMMDIVMPEMSGIEATLAILKEWPEAKILILTSYLDNEKIYPVLDAGAKGYMLKTSSADDILRAVRKVAKGELAIETEVSQKVEYHRNHIELHEDLTARERDILGLLAKGYENQRIADELFISLKTVKTHVSNILSKLEVSDRTQAVVYAFQHHLVPQDDI; this is translated from the coding sequence ATGCATATTTTATTAGTAGATGACCATGAAATGGTACGACTTGGCTTGAAAGGTTATTTGGATTTACAAGACGATGTGGATGTAGTGGCAGAAGCTTCAAATGGTCGCGAAGGAGTTGAAAAAGCTTTGGAGTTGCGCTCGGATGTGATTATGATGGACATTGTTATGCCTGAAATGAGTGGGATTGAAGCGACACTTGCTATTTTGAAAGAATGGCCTGAAGCTAAAATTCTCATTTTGACTTCTTATTTGGATAATGAAAAAATTTATCCGGTTTTAGACGCAGGTGCTAAAGGATATATGCTGAAAACATCTAGTGCTGATGATATTTTACGAGCTGTCCGAAAAGTAGCTAAGGGTGAACTTGCCATTGAAACAGAGGTCAGCCAAAAAGTGGAATATCATCGAAATCATATTGAATTGCACGAAGATTTGACTGCGCGTGAGCGAGATATTTTAGGACTACTGGCAAAAGGTTATGAAAATCAACGCATAGCAGATGAATTATTTATTTCTTTAAAGACAGTGAAAACACATGTGTCCAATATCTTATCAAAGCTAGAAGTGAGCGATCGTACACAAGCTGTTGTTTATGCTTTCCAACATCACCTTGTCCCACAAGATGACATTTAG
- a CDS encoding envelope stress sensor histidine kinase LiaS produces MKKVYYLLISFYSLLILGIIIHYIFSLFNFDWQLIFSNVERLEKFSFFVIVLTLSLTMLMILGVKVIQMVTLSAIQINLKNVLEGRELQEIHHPEIDISFRLVSEKLTHLTENLQKSENRALQNEETIIEKERKRIARDLHDTVSQELFAANMILSGVTGQVENLDTDALSKQLIGVSGILNTAQRDLRILLLHLRPTELEGKSLVEGLNLILKELSDKSDIEVSFHHDVQKLPKQIEEHIFRIAQEIISNTLRHANANHLDVYLYQTPYELQLKMIDDGIGFEHTSSDELSYGLKNIEERVNDMAGTIQILTAPKQGVAIDIRVPLLKGV; encoded by the coding sequence ATGAAAAAAGTCTACTATCTCTTGATTAGCTTTTATTCCCTACTCATTTTAGGAATCATTATTCATTATATTTTTAGCCTATTTAATTTTGATTGGCAACTGATTTTTAGTAATGTAGAGCGGTTGGAAAAGTTCAGTTTCTTTGTGATTGTACTGACTTTATCTCTGACGATGCTGATGATTTTAGGTGTTAAAGTGATTCAAATGGTCACTTTATCTGCCATTCAGATAAACCTAAAAAATGTTTTAGAAGGTCGAGAATTGCAAGAAATTCATCATCCTGAAATTGATATCTCTTTTCGGCTGGTTTCAGAGAAATTAACTCATTTGACAGAAAATCTGCAAAAGTCAGAGAACCGCGCCCTGCAAAATGAGGAGACGATTATTGAGAAAGAACGCAAGAGAATTGCGCGTGACTTACATGATACGGTCAGTCAAGAACTTTTTGCTGCCAATATGATTTTGTCAGGTGTGACAGGTCAAGTGGAGAATTTAGATACAGATGCATTATCAAAACAATTGATTGGCGTATCAGGAATTTTAAATACAGCTCAGCGTGATTTGCGTATCTTGCTTCTACATTTGAGACCGACAGAGTTGGAAGGAAAAAGCTTGGTTGAAGGGCTGAATCTCATCTTGAAAGAGCTATCAGATAAAAGCGATATTGAGGTGAGCTTTCATCATGATGTGCAAAAATTACCGAAACAGATTGAGGAGCATATTTTTAGAATTGCTCAGGAAATTATCAGTAATACGCTTCGCCATGCCAATGCAAATCATTTAGATGTTTATCTATATCAAACACCGTACGAATTGCAGTTAAAGATGATAGATGATGGGATTGGCTTTGAGCACACTTCGTCTGATGAATTGAGTTATGGTTTGAAAAATATAGAAGAAAGAGTAAACGATATGGCAGGAACGATTCAGATTTTAACGGCTCCTAAACAAGGAGTAGCGATTGACATTCGTGTACCTTTATTGAAAGGAGTTTAG
- the liaF gene encoding cell wall-active antibiotics response protein LiaF encodes MRKIQFFIFVESILLTFALVTILSGHFSRVILFLVLFLLLLYYYFGKQRGNFLLVTSTILLFFIIMLNPYVIAALLFAVIYGMIVAYPYIYKENGVTNLIFDDAVEQKREKNQWLGNLHHFGSSDTCRFDDINLFRLMGKDTIHLEQVIITNHDNVIILRKFFGNTKIIVPVDVAVSLKVNNLYGELQFLDQPVYELRNESISLTTPDFKRAHKSVKIVLSTFLGNVEVVRK; translated from the coding sequence ATGAGAAAGATCCAATTTTTTATCTTTGTTGAATCTATTCTATTAACATTTGCATTAGTGACCATTTTGTCTGGTCATTTTTCACGTGTTATTCTTTTTTTGGTGCTCTTCTTGTTATTGCTCTATTATTATTTTGGAAAACAAAGAGGAAATTTTCTGCTAGTAACCTCTACCATACTGCTCTTTTTCATTATTATGCTCAATCCTTATGTTATTGCTGCCTTGCTCTTTGCGGTCATTTATGGCATGATTGTGGCTTATCCTTACATTTATAAGGAAAATGGAGTGACGAATCTCATCTTTGATGATGCAGTAGAACAAAAACGTGAAAAAAATCAATGGTTGGGAAATCTTCATCATTTTGGCTCATCAGATACCTGTCGATTTGATGACATCAATCTTTTCCGTCTTATGGGTAAAGATACGATTCATTTGGAACAAGTCATTATCACAAACCATGACAATGTGATTATTTTGCGAAAATTTTTCGGAAATACAAAAATCATCGTGCCAGTTGATGTGGCAGTCAGCCTGAAAGTGAATAATTTATATGGTGAATTGCAGTTTTTAGATCAACCTGTTTATGAATTGCGAAATGAAAGTATCAGCCTAACGACACCAGACTTCAAGCGAGCACATAAAAGCGTCAAAATTGTCCTGTCAACGTTTTTAGGAAATGTTGAGGTGGTTCGCAAATGA
- a CDS encoding Stp1/IreP family PP2C-type Ser/Thr phosphatase, with protein MEISLLTDVGQKRTNNQDYANQFVNRAGMTMVLLADGMGGHRAGNIASEMAVTDLGAAWVDTQIDSINGVREWFAEHLETENQKVHKFGQDEEYKGMGTTLEALAIIGNQAIYAHVGDSRIGLVRGESYRQLTSDHSLVNELLKAGQITPEEAERHPQRNIITQSIGQRGEVQPDVGMISLEDDDYIILNSDGLSNMISESEIYDIMTSDIALSEKAETLIRFANNAGGLDNITVALVHYHKEDAE; from the coding sequence ATGGAAATTTCATTATTAACAGATGTTGGTCAGAAGCGTACAAATAATCAAGATTATGCCAATCAATTTGTTAATCGTGCCGGTATGACAATGGTTCTTTTAGCAGATGGTATGGGAGGTCACCGTGCCGGTAATATTGCTAGTGAAATGGCAGTAACAGACCTCGGTGCCGCTTGGGTGGATACTCAAATTGATTCCATTAACGGCGTTCGTGAGTGGTTCGCAGAACATCTCGAAACAGAAAATCAAAAAGTTCATAAATTTGGTCAAGATGAAGAATATAAAGGCATGGGAACGACGCTTGAAGCCTTAGCGATTATTGGTAATCAAGCAATTTATGCCCATGTAGGGGATTCTCGTATTGGTTTAGTGCGCGGTGAAAGTTATCGTCAGTTGACGAGCGACCATTCTCTGGTAAATGAATTGCTTAAGGCGGGACAAATTACGCCTGAGGAGGCAGAGCGTCATCCACAACGCAACATCATCACGCAATCAATCGGTCAAAGAGGCGAAGTGCAGCCTGATGTTGGCATGATTAGCTTAGAAGATGATGATTACATTATTTTAAATAGCGATGGTTTGTCCAATATGATTTCAGAAAGTGAAATTTATGATATTATGACAAGCGATATTGCTCTTTCAGAAAAAGCGGAAACCTTGATTCGCTTTGCAAATAATGCAGGTGGTCTGGACAATATTACAGTTGCCCTGGTTCATTATCATAAGGAGGACGCAGAATGA
- the pknB gene encoding Stk1 family PASTA domain-containing Ser/Thr kinase has translation MIQVGKIFAGRYKIIKQIGRGGMADVYLAKDLILDGEEVAVKVLRTNYQTDPIAVARFQREARAMADLDHPHIVRITDIGEEEGQQYLAMEYVAGLDLKRYIKEHAPLSNEEAVRIMGQILLAMRLAHTHGIVHRDLKPQNVLLTPDGDAKVTDFGIAVAFAETSLTQTNSMLGSVHYLSPEQARGSKATVQSDIYAMGIIFYEMLTGHIPYDGDSAVTIALQHFQKPLPSVIAENPNVPQALENVVIKATAKKLTDRYQSVAEMYVDLSSCLSADRRNEKKLVFDDTAKADTKTLPKVSQNTLTSATKSTPTPTKEAVSSKPTPKPKAKKKRRLRTRYKVLLSAVVLVIAALVALVYLSPSNVKIPDVTGKTIAQARSAIETAGLKVGKEKDEYSDSVKKDSVIRTNPEAGTQRREGSTVDLIVSKGTKTFIMEDYKGQKRADAINNLVQKYKVSKGLIKTEEVESSEYAAGTVVDQTPAAGSTYDLTSKTRITLKVAKSVSSVTMPSYIGSTYEFAYNNLTEVIGIQGANIEKRTVTTAPAGTQANTIIRQTPEAGQSLNLKSDRIVLYVYEPKTEDSSTSESSSQSDSSSDKTSPSSSSSSASGNDGSSSKTPDTSASASN, from the coding sequence ATGATTCAAGTCGGCAAGATATTTGCCGGACGATATAAAATCATCAAACAAATTGGTCGAGGTGGCATGGCAGATGTTTACTTGGCCAAAGATTTGATTTTAGACGGGGAAGAAGTCGCGGTTAAAGTTCTAAGAACGAATTATCAGACGGATCCGATTGCTGTGGCGCGTTTTCAAAGAGAGGCGCGAGCTATGGCAGACTTGGATCATCCTCATATTGTTCGGATTACCGACATTGGAGAAGAAGAAGGTCAGCAATATCTAGCAATGGAATATGTGGCTGGACTCGACTTAAAGCGCTATATCAAAGAGCATGCTCCTTTGTCCAATGAAGAAGCGGTTCGAATCATGGGACAAATCCTTTTGGCGATGCGTTTGGCACACACGCACGGGATTGTTCACCGTGATTTGAAACCTCAAAATGTCCTTTTAACTCCAGATGGCGATGCAAAAGTCACTGACTTTGGAATTGCGGTAGCTTTTGCAGAAACGAGCTTAACGCAAACCAACTCTATGCTGGGGTCTGTACATTATTTGTCACCAGAACAGGCGCGTGGTTCAAAAGCGACCGTTCAGAGCGATATTTATGCCATGGGGATTATTTTCTATGAAATGCTGACAGGACATATCCCTTATGATGGAGATAGTGCTGTTACGATTGCCCTACAGCATTTCCAAAAGCCTCTTCCTTCTGTGATTGCTGAAAATCCAAACGTTCCACAAGCATTGGAAAATGTAGTCATCAAGGCAACGGCAAAAAAATTGACGGATCGTTATCAGTCAGTTGCAGAAATGTATGTGGATTTATCAAGCTGCTTATCTGCTGACCGTCGAAATGAGAAAAAACTAGTTTTTGATGACACTGCTAAAGCAGACACAAAGACACTGCCGAAAGTATCACAAAATACCTTGACTTCTGCGACGAAGTCAACACCTACTCCTACAAAAGAAGCAGTCAGTAGTAAGCCTACGCCTAAGCCAAAAGCAAAAAAGAAGCGCCGTTTAAGAACGCGATATAAAGTTTTGTTATCAGCAGTGGTTTTAGTCATCGCAGCTCTGGTGGCTTTAGTCTATTTGAGCCCGTCAAATGTAAAAATCCCAGATGTTACTGGAAAAACTATTGCCCAAGCACGTTCTGCAATCGAAACTGCAGGTTTGAAAGTTGGCAAGGAAAAAGACGAATACAGTGATTCTGTTAAAAAAGATTCAGTTATTCGCACCAATCCAGAAGCGGGAACGCAACGTCGTGAGGGCAGTACGGTGGATCTGATTGTCTCAAAAGGGACTAAAACTTTTATTATGGAAGATTATAAAGGTCAGAAAAGAGCAGATGCTATCAACAATCTGGTACAAAAATACAAGGTTTCAAAAGGCTTAATTAAAACAGAAGAAGTTGAAAGTAGTGAGTATGCGGCAGGAACAGTTGTTGATCAAACACCAGCAGCAGGCAGCACTTATGATTTGACTTCAAAGACACGTATTACGTTAAAAGTAGCGAAGTCCGTTTCAAGTGTCACGATGCCAAGCTATATCGGCTCAACCTATGAATTTGCTTATAATAATTTGACGGAAGTGATTGGTATTCAAGGTGCGAATATTGAAAAACGTACGGTTACAACAGCTCCAGCGGGTACACAGGCAAATACGATTATCAGACAAACCCCAGAAGCTGGTCAGTCTTTGAATTTGAAGAGTGATCGCATTGTCTTATATGTATATGAGCCAAAAACCGAAGATTCTTCAACATCTGAAAGTAGTTCACAATCTGATAGCAGCTCAGATAAAACTAGCCCATCCTCTAGCAGTTCGTCAGCTAGTGGTAATGATGGAAGCAGCTCAAAAACACCAGACACAAGTGCTAGTGCAAGTAATTAA
- a CDS encoding S1 RNA-binding domain-containing protein yields MKIGEKLKGRITGIQPYGAFVELETGAMGLIHISEIRTGYIENIHEILHVDDQVLVQVMDYDEFSGKASLSMRTLEEEKHHLPKRHRFSNDRYKIGFAPLAKSLPTWTKEAMDFLNQSKEETDE; encoded by the coding sequence ATGAAAATTGGTGAAAAACTAAAAGGCCGAATTACTGGTATTCAGCCTTATGGTGCTTTTGTGGAACTAGAAACGGGTGCCATGGGATTGATTCATATCTCAGAAATTCGGACAGGCTATATCGAAAATATCCATGAAATTCTGCATGTTGACGATCAGGTCTTGGTGCAAGTGATGGACTATGATGAATTTTCAGGTAAGGCTAGTTTGTCAATGAGAACTCTGGAAGAAGAGAAGCATCATTTGCCTAAACGCCATCGCTTTTCAAATGACCGTTACAAGATTGGTTTTGCACCGCTCGCCAAAAGTTTGCCGACTTGGACCAAGGAAGCAATGGATTTTCTGAATCAATCAAAAGAAGAAACTGATGAATAA
- the rsmB gene encoding 16S rRNA (cytosine(967)-C(5))-methyltransferase RsmB, whose translation MVNKIKTARQTALAVLEAVFSEGAYSNIALNQTLLGVPLSSADKGLVTEIVYGTVARKITLEWYLSHVIENRDKLDSWLYILLLMSLYQIQYLDKIPAHAVVNEAVELAKARKKGSEKFVNAVLRGLLRDGVADIGSIKRKNKRYSIQYSLPVWLVKVLIEEYGEKRALAIFESLFLRNKASVRVVDLSRKEKLKQVLQVEDSLLAPSALVKSHGHFAGHALFEEGAITIQDESSQLVTPTLELRGDEKVLDACSAPGGKTMHIASYLTTGQVTALDLYEHKLALIKENAQRLGVADKVITKKLDARKVFETFGADAFDKILVDAPCSGIGLIRRKPDIKYNKENADFASLQKIQLEILDSVCQSLRKGGIITYSTCTIVSQENFQVVEQFLAAHPNFEQVKLEHNRQDILKDGCILITPELYGSDGFFISQFKRIS comes from the coding sequence TTGGTCAATAAAATAAAAACAGCGCGGCAAACGGCTCTTGCAGTTTTAGAAGCAGTTTTTTCAGAAGGAGCTTATTCTAATATTGCTCTCAACCAGACTTTGCTAGGAGTGCCTTTAAGTTCTGCAGACAAAGGACTTGTAACAGAAATCGTATATGGTACCGTTGCACGTAAAATCACTTTAGAATGGTATTTGTCTCATGTTATTGAAAATCGAGATAAGTTGGATTCCTGGCTTTATATTCTTTTGTTGATGAGTTTGTATCAAATACAGTATCTTGATAAAATTCCAGCGCATGCGGTCGTCAATGAAGCGGTAGAGTTGGCAAAGGCACGAAAAAAGGGAAGCGAAAAGTTCGTCAATGCAGTACTGCGAGGATTATTGCGGGACGGTGTAGCAGATATAGGCAGTATTAAACGTAAAAACAAACGCTATTCTATTCAATATTCTTTGCCAGTTTGGCTGGTTAAAGTGCTGATTGAAGAGTACGGTGAAAAACGAGCTCTAGCTATTTTCGAGAGTTTATTTCTTCGGAATAAAGCCAGTGTTCGAGTGGTGGATTTAAGCCGTAAAGAAAAATTAAAACAAGTGTTGCAGGTAGAAGATTCGCTATTAGCTCCGAGTGCGTTGGTGAAAAGCCACGGTCATTTTGCAGGGCATGCCTTGTTTGAGGAAGGTGCTATTACTATTCAAGACGAGTCTAGCCAATTGGTCACGCCAACTCTTGAATTGCGCGGCGATGAAAAAGTGTTAGACGCATGCAGTGCACCCGGTGGTAAAACCATGCACATTGCTTCTTACTTAACGACAGGACAGGTCACGGCATTAGATCTCTATGAGCATAAGTTGGCTCTGATAAAAGAAAATGCACAGCGCTTAGGTGTGGCAGATAAAGTGATTACGAAAAAGCTAGATGCGAGAAAGGTTTTTGAAACTTTTGGAGCAGACGCCTTTGATAAAATTTTAGTAGATGCGCCGTGTTCAGGAATTGGTCTAATCCGACGGAAACCAGATATTAAATATAATAAAGAAAATGCAGATTTTGCCTCGTTGCAAAAAATTCAGCTTGAGATACTGGATAGTGTTTGTCAAAGCTTGCGAAAAGGTGGTATAATAACTTACAGTACCTGTACGATTGTTTCGCAAGAAAATTTTCAAGTTGTTGAGCAGTTTTTGGCAGCTCATCCAAATTTTGAACAGGTAAAACTAGAACATAATAGACAGGATATTCTAAAAGACGGCTGTATCTTAATTACACCGGAATTATATGGAAGTGACGGTTTTTTCATCAGTCAATTCAAACGAATATCCTAA